One Amycolatopsis sp. NBC_00355 genomic window carries:
- a CDS encoding LacI family DNA-binding transcriptional regulator produces MSSVELPQLRPTLADVARAAGVSTATASRVLNGFPRVRPKTRKQVESAMSALGYARQRAARATAGRTGSVALVVCEEVLRLFADPYFARISAGAGKELTEAGLQLVLLTVPATENYQAPVVRYLDGGHVDGALVVGMHGRRPLDLDWLGIPVVFGGRPVREGDCSSYVDVDNRGGAQRATQRLIDAGRRTVATIAGPQDMTAGVDRLLGYRQAVAGAGRGDRGLVVFGDFGQASGEHATVRLMDRRPHVDAIFAASDMMAVGAMRALHRAGRRVPGDVAVIGFDDLPIGRRTDPPLTTVRQPIEEMGARMTGELLAMLGGSATPRCAVLDTKLVLRATA; encoded by the coding sequence GTGTCGTCCGTCGAGTTGCCCCAGCTCCGTCCGACCCTGGCCGACGTCGCGCGGGCGGCCGGGGTGTCCACCGCCACCGCGTCCCGCGTGCTCAACGGCTTTCCGCGGGTCCGGCCGAAAACGCGCAAGCAGGTGGAGTCGGCTATGTCGGCTCTGGGTTACGCCCGGCAGAGAGCCGCGCGGGCGACGGCGGGGCGCACCGGATCGGTCGCGCTGGTCGTGTGCGAGGAGGTGCTGCGGCTGTTCGCCGACCCCTACTTCGCCCGCATCTCCGCCGGCGCCGGGAAGGAGCTGACCGAGGCGGGCCTGCAGCTCGTCCTGCTCACCGTGCCCGCGACGGAGAACTACCAGGCCCCGGTGGTGCGCTACCTCGACGGCGGCCACGTCGACGGCGCTCTCGTCGTCGGCATGCACGGCCGCCGCCCGCTCGACCTGGACTGGCTCGGCATCCCGGTGGTGTTCGGCGGCCGGCCGGTCCGCGAAGGGGACTGCTCGTCCTACGTCGACGTGGACAACCGGGGTGGGGCGCAGCGGGCCACCCAGCGGCTCATCGACGCGGGCCGGCGGACCGTGGCGACCATCGCCGGACCGCAGGACATGACCGCGGGTGTGGACCGGCTGCTCGGCTACCGCCAGGCGGTGGCGGGTGCCGGGCGCGGCGACCGCGGGCTGGTGGTGTTCGGCGACTTCGGTCAGGCCTCCGGCGAGCACGCCACCGTCCGCCTGATGGACCGCCGGCCGCACGTCGACGCCATCTTCGCCGCGTCCGACATGATGGCGGTCGGCGCGATGCGAGCCCTGCACCGCGCGGGGCGGCGGGTGCCCGGTGACGTGGCGGTCATCGGGTTCGACGACCTGCCGATCGGCCGCCGCACGGATCCGCCGCTCACCACCGTGCGCCAGCCGATCGAAGAGATGGGCGCCCGGATGACGGGCGAGCTGCTCGCGATGCTCGGCGGCTCGGCCACGCCCCGCTGTGCCGTGCTGGACACCAAGCTTGTCCTGCGTGCGACGGCATGA